A stretch of the Dioscorea cayenensis subsp. rotundata cultivar TDr96_F1 chromosome 4, TDr96_F1_v2_PseudoChromosome.rev07_lg8_w22 25.fasta, whole genome shotgun sequence genome encodes the following:
- the LOC120258885 gene encoding cytochrome P450 90B1-like encodes MVFSLLITAILAIVAAKTLKEYLKIRHSNIPSANMGWPLIGETLSFVKAHPAFTLGDYLQHHIAKYGTVFWANIFGKWLIHSVDPELNRFVVNNEMKMFKQGWPRSLSRLIGNNALTISLGDAHKRRRAEVLNYLSGSRLESTFLRDMEQIASAHMESWRNRDMVIATDETRKYAFYMIAKKALSMTPGSPETEKLMEALNDIYMGIGLIYVNFPGTRFRKALQSRAYVQEVIRQKLEQRRLKDQEDDDFLNYLIKDGTYSTEEMGDLVQNFIFGGNEVIGRTLAAAIYYLGTCPQACDQLREERLQVIKSKQQSGDSSLTLSDYRGMEFTQCVVNETLRLGTVSRFLHKVATANIQYKGYVIPRGCTVIANISAMHLDPTEFKDPETFNPWRWLTPNGVKKSRSFMPFSGGARHCIGAELAKLELMVFIHQLVMKYEWEFAQNDPPMATPRLEFPNCLPIKIRAISPKL; translated from the exons ATGGTTTTCTCATTGCTAATCACAGCCATCCTGGCCATCGTTGCAGCCAAGACACTTAAAGAATATCTAAAGATAAGGCATTCCAATATCCCATCGGCAAACATGGGCTGGCCTCTCATCGGAGAAACACTCTCCTTTGTGAAGGCTCACCCAGCTTTCACCTTAGGGGATTACCTGCAACATCACATAGCAAA GTATGGGACGGTATTCTGGGCAAACATCTTTGGAAAATGGTTGATACACTCGGTAGACCCTGAGCTGAACCGATTTGTTGTGAACAATGAGATGAAAATGTTCAAGCAAGGTTGGCCACGGTCCCTCTCTAGGCTTATAGGTAACAATGCGCTGACCATATCTCTAGGGGATGCTCATAAGCGCCGCAGAGCTGAGGTGCTGAACTACCTCAGTGGCAGCAGGCTGGAGAGTACGTTCCTCAGAGACATGGAGCAGATAGCATCAGCTCACATGGAATCATGGAGGAACAGGGACATGGTCATTGCTACTGATGAAACTCGAAAA TATGCGTTCTACATGATAGCGAAGAAAGCACTAAGCATGACACCAGGATCACCAGAGACAGAGAAGTTGATGGAGGCTCTCAATGACATCTACATGGGGATTGGTttgatttatgttaatttcCCCGGAACCAGATTTCGAAAGGCTTTACAG TCCAGGGCCTATGTTCAAGAGGTCATCAGACAGAAATTGGAACAAAGAAGGCTAAAGGACCAGGAGGATGACGACTTCCTCAACTATCTTATTAAGGACGGCACATACTCAACTGAAGAAATGGGAGATCTGGTGCAAAACttcatctttggaggcaacgAAGTGATTGGAAGGACTTTGGCTGCAGCTATTTACTACCTTGGAACTTGTCCTCAAGCGTGCGACCAACTACGG GAGGAACGTCTCCAAGTTATTAAATCCAAGCAACAATCTGGAGACTCTAGTTTAACATTGAGTGACTACCGAGGAATGGAATTTACTCAATGT GTTGTGAATGAGACGCTGAGACTAGGTACTGTTTCCAGATTTCTACATAAGGTCGCCACTGCAAATATCCAGTATAAAG GATATGTCATTCCCCGTGGTTGCACGGTCATCGCCAATATCTCTGCAATGCATTTGGATCCAACTGAGTTTAAGGACCCCGAAACATTCAATCCATGGAGATGGCTG ACCCCAAATGGTGTGAAGAAATCAAGAAGTTTCATGCCTTTCAGCGGGGGTGCGAGACACTGTATAGGAGCTGAACTTGCCAAGCTGGAGCTGATGGTATTCATTCACCAGCTGGTTATGAAATATGAGTGGGAGTTTGCTCAAAATGACCCCCCAATGGCTACTCCTCGTCTTGAGTTCCCCAATTGTCTGCCCATCAAAATCAGAGCCATTTCACCAAAGTTATAA
- the LOC120258884 gene encoding pentatricopeptide repeat-containing protein At4g25270, chloroplastic — protein sequence MEAPPISLLRITLKTKPSSKKSKEKHSLKRRNLHTLSYPKSSPSPLFISPTPLRLTREQALDHVLAELEASIDNGIKVDPSIFSSLLETCARMRSLSHGVRLHRIIPRSLLRRNAGVSSKLLRLYASCGFVDRAHRMFDEMPERNKSSFVWNSLLSGYAELGLYEDAMALYYQMVEDGVQPDDFTFPRVLKSCAGIGSIQHGEDVHRHAVRSGLGRDVFVLNALVDMYAKCGDIVKARKVFDVIPDRDSVSWNSMLTGYAHHGLAREAWDVCRGMLAAGLEPNSIAISTMLAKFSFNRKLGYEIHGWVLRQGMEWNLSIANALIAMYAEHKQLRCARIVFESMPEKDLVTWNTMISVHRKDCRAINIFKQMEDSGVQPDRVTFVSLLSSCANLGMVDSGRRLFNKMKKKYRIAPGMEHYGCMVNMLGRAGLVDEAYEMAKTMPFDGGPRVWGALLYACSVHGNVTIGEVAAERLFELEPDNEHNFELLMRIYRNAGRLEDVETVRMMMRERGLDTEFNL from the coding sequence ATGGAAGCCCCTCCCATTTCACTGCTCCGCATTACGCTCAAAACGAAGCCCAGCTCGAAGAAATCCAAAGAAAAGCACTCCCTGAAACGCCGGAACCTTCACACCCTCTCGTACCCCAAGTCCTCTCCTTCGCCGCTGTTCATCTCTCCAACCCCACTTCGCCTCACCCGCGAACAGGCCCTCGACCACGTCCTTGCCGAGCTCGAGGCCTCCATCGACAATGGCATCAAGGTCGACccctccatcttctcctccCTCCTTGAGACATGCGCACGCATGCGGTCCCTCTCCCATGGCGTTCGCCTCCACCGTATCATCCCCCGCTCCCTCCTTCGCCGCAACGCTGGCGTCTCCTCCAAACTCCTCCGTCTTTATGCCTCTTGTGGCTTCGTCGATAGAGCCCATCGCATGTTCGACGAAATGCCCGAGAGAAATAAGTCCTCGTTCGTGTGGAACTCGCTCCTCTCCGGGTACGCGGAGCTAGGCCTCTATGAAGACGCCATGGCTTTGTATTATCAGATGGTTGAGGACGGTGTCCAGCCCGATGATTTCACCTTCCCGCGCGTTCTCAAGTCTTGTGCGGGTATTGGGTCGATACAGCACGGCGAAGACGTGCACCGGCACGCTGTTCGCTCTGGGCTTGGCCGTGACGTTTTCGTGCTTAACGCGCTTGTGGATATGTACGCCAAGTGTGGCGACATTGTGAAAGCACGCAAGGTGTTCGACGTTATTCCCGACCGTGACTCTGTGTCTTGGAACTCCATGTTGACGGGTTATGCGCATCACGGGCTGGCGCGTGAGGCGTGGGACGTTTGTAGAGGTATGCTTGCTGCCGGGCTTGAACCAAACTCGATCGCCATCTCCACAATGCTTGCAAAGTTCTCATTCAACAGAAAGCTTGGATATGAGATTCATGGATGGGTTCTCCGACAAGGGATGGAATGGAACTTGTCCATTGCCAATGCACTGATTGCAATGTATGCTGAACACAAACAATTGCGATGTGCTCGAATAGTGTTCGAGTCAATGCCGGAGAAAGACTTGGTTACTTGGAATACAATGATATCAGTTCACCGGAAAGATTGTCGGGCCATTAACATATTCAAGCAAATGGAAGACTCTGGTGTGCAGCCGGACCGGGTGACATTTGTGTCCTTGCTTTCATCATGTGCAAATCTGGGAATGGTGGATTCTGGCCGGAGGttgtttaacaaaatgaagaagaaatacaGGATAGCCCCAGGGATGGAGCATTATGGGTGCATGGTGAATATGTTGGGTAGAGCAGGGCTTGTTGATGAAGCTTATGAAATGGCAAAAACAATGCCTTTTGATGGAGGGCCGAGGGTTTGGGGAGCTCTGTTGTATGCTTGCTCAGTGCATGGGAATGTAACTATTGGAGAGGTTGCAGCAGAGAGATTGTTTGAGCTGGAGCCTGATAATGAGCACAACTTTGAGTTGCTCATGAGGATATACAGGAATGCTGGAAGACTGGAAGATGTGGAGACGGTGAGAATGATGATGAGAGAAAGAGGATTGGACACTGAATTCAACTTGTGA
- the LOC120259464 gene encoding UMP-CMP kinase-like — protein MWRCSSFLFSLVRPLNRRIHPQLALNRFEFAQHFFTTEILRTANEGVFSKRTSPFIAFVLGGPGSGKGTQCMMIADTFGFTHLSAGDLLRKEMVSDGENGVMIRNSIKEGKIVPSEITIRLIQKAIESSENYKFLIDGFPRSDENRIAFERIVGVEPDLVLFFECPEEEMMKRVLSRNQGRIDDNIETVKKRLQVFHTLNLPVVNYYSRKGKVHKINAVGTLDEIFEKVRPLFAAFSKDGPRN, from the exons ATGTGGCGGTGCTCCAGCTTTCTTTTTTCCCTCGTTCGACCATTAAACCGTCGTATCCATCCCCAATTG GCTTTGAACAGGTTTGAATTTGCGCAACATTTCTTCACCACGGAAATCTTGAGGACG GCTAATGAGGGTGTCTTTTCTAAGCGCACGAGTCCCTTCATTGCATTTGTCCTGG GGGGACCTGGAAGTGGGAAAGGAACACAATGCATGATGATTGCGGATACCTTTGGATTTACACATCTAAGTGCTGGTGATTTGTTGAGGAAGGAAATGGTTTCTGATGGTGAAAATGG GGTAATGATCCGCAATTCAATTAAGGAAGGGAAAATAGTTCCATCTGAGATAACAATCAGGTTAATCCAAAAAGCTATCGAATCAAGTGAGAACTATAAATTTTTGATTGATGGATTCCCAAGAAGCGATGAAAACCGTATTGCTTTTGAAAGGATA GTTGGAGTAGAACCTGATCTTGTACTGTTTTTTGAATGTCCTGAAGAGGAGATGATGAAACGTGTTTTAAGCCGTAATCAG GGAAGAATTGATGATAACATTGAGACGGTGAAGAAACGCCTTCAAGTGTTTCACACGCTAAACCTTCCTGTTGTTAACTACTACTCTAGGAAGGGTAAAGTTCACAAG ATAAATGCAGTGGGGACTCTGGATGAGATCTTTGAAAAAGTTCGCCCTCTATTTGCTGCTTTCAG CAAGGATGGGCCGAGGAATTGA
- the LOC120258279 gene encoding UDP-glycosyltransferase 73B4-like → MNSHTLILIKDESIYPYEIPFKALLLRGDSVQPPPARLEEMVGMKVLVIRGWAPQLLILGHVAIGGFLTHCGWNSTLEGISAGVPMVTWPLTYEQFVNEKFLNKVVRLGVRVRGELWDPTVLVGADEVAVAVTLVMSGGDEAEERRRSAYKEYAKMARAAMRKGGSSYADLSRLIDELITCRAMSGGNALGNESD, encoded by the exons ATGAATAGTCACACCctcattctcatcaaagatGAGAGCATTTACCCTTATGAAATTCCTTTTAAAGCCCTCCTCC TGAGAGGGGACTCGGTGCAGCCGCCGCCGGCGAGGCTTGAAGAGATGGTTGGCATGAAGGTGTTGGTCATCAGAGGGTGGGCTCCGCAGTTGTTGATATTGGGACACGTGGCGATTGGTGGGTTCTTGACGCACTGCGGATGGAACTCCACGTTGGAGGGGATCTCGGCTGGAGTGCCGATGGTGACGTGGCCGCTGACGTATGAGCAGTTCGTGAATGAGAAGTTCTTGAATAAGGTGGTGAGGCTTGGCGTGCGAGTGAGAGGGGAGTTGTGGGATCCAACCGTGTTGGTTGGAGCGGACGAGGTGGCGGTGGCGGTGACGCTGGTGATGAGCGGCGGAGATGAAGCGGAGGAGAGGAGGCGTAGTGCTTATAAGGAGTATGCGAAGATGGCACGTGCCGCGATGAGGAAGGGTGGATCCTCCTATGCAGATCTCAGCCGTCTGATTGATGAGCTTATCACTTGCAGAGCCATGTCTGGCGGAAACGCTCTGGGAAACGAATCCGACTGA